One part of the Desulfonema ishimotonii genome encodes these proteins:
- a CDS encoding cytochrome c3 family protein: MDRMLLSALILWFVTLSFVRIGPAVPPPDAGLDGRYAAFFPHDKHMEVVDDCKACHHRYDENGGNVVEEDELDGGDAMRCRTCHTEDASVNAREAFHRMCIQCHRTVEKSENPSGPRTCGGCHPVEMPEDPTPLVIER, encoded by the coding sequence ATGGACAGAATGTTGCTGAGTGCCCTTATCCTTTGGTTTGTTACCCTGTCTTTCGTTCGCATCGGCCCGGCGGTCCCGCCCCCGGATGCCGGTCTCGATGGCCGCTATGCCGCCTTCTTTCCCCACGACAAACATATGGAAGTCGTAGACGACTGCAAGGCCTGCCATCACAGGTATGATGAAAACGGCGGAAATGTTGTGGAAGAGGATGAACTGGACGGTGGCGACGCCATGCGGTGCCGCACCTGCCACACCGAAGACGCCTCCGTCAATGCAAGAGAGGCCTTTCACCGCATGTGCATCCAATGCCACAGAACTGTTGAAAAATCGGAAAATCCGTCCGGGCCCCGTACCTGCGGCGGATGCCATCCCGTGGAAATGCCGGAAGATCCGACCCCGCTGGTCATTGAACGCTAA